In one window of Fulvia fulva chromosome 5, complete sequence DNA:
- a CDS encoding FAD-binding monooxygenase ktnD: MAGDLAWPEVPIGNKNHANAAVVIIGGGISGMCVAIDLLKRNKCRNFIILEKSAGLGGTWNDNKYPGCCCDVWSQLYSYSFAQNPDWTREYPGQEEILAYLQRVAQEYKLLQHFRFNTEVKDATWDESEKKWRVNVKTASGSKEAEYNPEYEIKTDFLVSAVGQLNVPQWPEIEGIEKFEGKKMHSARWDWSYDVTGKKIALVGNGCTAVQILPELAKVADHVTVFQRTPNWVVPRADAPVSATWRNIYKYVPGVMARKRAALMDFREWTHGFVADANSDTSKLFAQMSKQMLEEQLPNRPDLHEKLTPKYQLGCKRIIISDDYFPAIGQDNVTLETRPISSIDGHAVKVHDPNGYPVPAREDYDLLVCATGFKTVDFMHPIKLTGKNNLPIGEVWKDGAQAFYGITVSEMPNFAMLYGPNTNLGHNSIILMIEAQSRYINGLISPVLDARKNGRAISITPRNEPMEAYNAMIQKELQNSTFNDPNCQSWYKNEKGIITNNWSRTVVEYQKMVEDVKFEEYTVEGDGKEEVQRKQIHVGRVKEETAVSDRALMVMGALGTAALVGGWVLRNTRYLQSVRVR, encoded by the exons ATGGCCGGAGACCTCGCGTGGCCCGAAGTGCCTATCGGCAACAAGAACCATGCAAACGCAGCGGTAGTGATCATAGGCGGTGGAATCAGTGGCATGTGTGTTGCTATTGATCTACTCAAGCGCAATAAATGCCGAAACTTCATCATCTTGGAGAAAAGTGCTGGTCTGGGAGGCACATG GAATGACAACAAGTACCCCGGCTGCTGTTGCGATGTCTGGTCTCAGCTTTATAGCTACTCCTTCGCTCAAAATCCGGATTGGACTAGGGAATACCCGGGCCAAGAAGAGATCCTCGCATATCTTCAGCGCGTAGCACAAGAGTACAAGCTCCTCCAGCATTTCAGGTTCAATACCGAAGTGAAAGACGCAACATGGGATGAGAGTGAGAAGAAGTGGAGAGTCAATGTCAAGACTGCGTCTGGAAGTAAAGAGGCGGAGTACAACCCAGAGTATGAGATCAAGACAGATTTCTTGGTCAGCGCTGTTGGGCAACTCAATGTACCACAGTGGCCAGAGATTGAGGGAATCGAGAAGTTCGAGGGAAAGAAGATGCATTCGGCGAGGTGGGACTGGAGTTATGATGTTACTGGAAAGAAGATTGCGTTGGTGGGAAATG GATGCACTGCCGTTCAGATTCTGCCTGAGCTAGCAAAGGTCGCCGACCATGTCACAGTCTTTCAGCGAACACCGAATTGGGTCGTCCCTCGTGCGGACGCTCCAGTGAGTGCGACTTGGAGGAACATCTACAAGTACGTGCCGGGCGTCATGGCCCGTAAACGAGCGGCTTTGATGGACTTTCGAGAGTGGACGCATGGTTTTGTTGCAGACGCCAACTCGGACACCTCCAAATTGTTCGCACAGATGTCGAAACAGATGCTCGAAGAACAACTCCCCAACCGTCCAGACCTACACGAGAAGCTCACACCAAAATACCAACTGGGTTGCAAACGCATCATCATCAGCGACGACTACTTCCCAGCCATAGGTCAAGACAACGTGACCCTTGAAACACGGCCCATCTCCAGCATAGACGGCCACGCCGTCAAAGTCCACGATCCAAACGGCTACCCCGTCCCAGCACGAGAAGACTACGACCTCCTCGTCTGCGCTACAGGCTTCAAAACAGTCGACTTCATGCACCCCATCAAACTCACCGGCAAAAACAACCTCCCCATCGGCGAAGTCTGGAAAGACGGCGCGCAAGCCTTCTACGGCATCACGGTCTCCGAAATGCCCAACTTCGCCATGCTCTATGGCCCTAATACGAACCTCGGCCATAACAGTATTATCCTCATGATCGAAGCACAGTCGCGCTACATCAACGGCTTGATCTCGCCAGTCCTGGACGCGAGGAAGAATGGTAGAGCCATCAGCATTACGCCTCGCAATGAGCCGATGGAGGCGTACAACGCCATGATTCAGAAGGAGTTGCAAAATAGCACGTTCAACGATCCAAATTGTCAGAGTTGGTATAAGAATGAGAAGGGAATTATTACGAATAATTGGAGTCGGACTGTGGTGGAGTATCAGAAGATGGTCGAGGATGTGAAGTTTGAGGAGTATACTGTGGAAGGGGATGGGAAGGAGGAGGTGCAGAGGAAGCAGATACATGTTGGACGCGTGAAGGAGGAGACGGCGGTTAGTGATAGGGCTTTGATGGTGATGGGAGCGCTGGGGACTGCTGCTCTTGTTGGTGGGTGGGTGCTGAGGAACACGAGGTATTTGCAAAGTGTGAGGGTTAG